One part of the Chryseobacterium mulctrae genome encodes these proteins:
- a CDS encoding NADH-quinone oxidoreductase subunit B — translation MSDQKPIIRTDAPAPEGFEGEGFFATKLSSVIGMARKFSLWPLPFATSCCGIEFMATLNPTYDASRFGMERNSFSPRQADMLMVCGTISKKLGPVLKEVYTQMAEPKWVVAVGACASSGGIFDTYSVLQGIDKIIPVDVYVPGCPPRPEQIIEGVMQVQALAESESIRRRDMPEYQALLDSYNISN, via the coding sequence ATGTCAGATCAAAAACCAATTATAAGAACAGATGCACCAGCTCCGGAAGGATTTGAAGGAGAAGGGTTTTTCGCAACCAAATTGAGCAGTGTAATAGGGATGGCTAGAAAGTTTTCACTTTGGCCCTTACCTTTTGCTACTTCTTGTTGCGGTATCGAGTTCATGGCTACTCTAAACCCAACGTATGACGCATCAAGATTTGGTATGGAAAGAAACTCTTTCTCGCCAAGACAAGCAGATATGTTGATGGTTTGCGGAACTATTTCTAAAAAGTTAGGTCCCGTTTTGAAAGAAGTTTATACTCAAATGGCAGAACCGAAATGGGTAGTTGCTGTTGGAGCTTGTGCTTCAAGTGGAGGTATTTTTGATACGTATTCAGTTTTACAGGGAATTGATAAAATTATTCCGGTAGACGTTTACGTTCCTGGTTGTCCTCCAAGACCAGAACAGATTATTGAAGGTGTAATGCAGGTGCAGGCTTTAGCAGAAAGCGAAAGCATCAGAAGAAGAGATATGCCGGAATACCAAGCATTGCTTGATTCTTATAATATTAGCAATTAA
- a CDS encoding zinc metallopeptidase: MTGYYLIIGLAMLISWFVSSRLKSKFEYYSNVHLRNGMSGKEVAEKMLRDNNIHDVQVISVPGQLTDHYNPADKTVNLSEGVYMQRNAAAAAVAAHECGHAVQHAVGYSMLQLRSKLVPVVNISSNLMQFVLMGGIVVMAMSGNKLVLLIGVIMFALTTLFAFVTLPVEYDASNRAMKWLKDTGTVTAEEFVGVKDSLTWAARTYLVAALGSLAQLIYFASLLMGGRRD; this comes from the coding sequence ATGACAGGTTATTATCTTATCATAGGACTTGCGATGCTGATTAGCTGGTTTGTTTCCTCAAGATTAAAATCTAAATTCGAATATTATTCAAACGTACATCTCAGAAACGGAATGTCGGGTAAAGAAGTTGCCGAAAAAATGTTGAGAGACAACAATATTCATGATGTTCAGGTAATTTCAGTTCCTGGGCAATTGACGGATCATTATAATCCGGCGGATAAAACGGTGAATCTTTCAGAAGGAGTTTATATGCAAAGAAACGCAGCTGCGGCGGCTGTTGCAGCTCACGAATGTGGTCATGCTGTACAACATGCTGTAGGATATTCAATGTTACAATTGAGATCAAAATTGGTTCCTGTTGTGAACATAAGTTCAAACTTAATGCAATTTGTATTGATGGGAGGGATCGTTGTTATGGCAATGAGTGGCAATAAATTAGTTCTGTTAATCGGAGTAATTATGTTTGCTCTTACTACATTATTTGCATTTGTAACACTTCCTGTAGAGTATGACGCAAGTAACAGAGCTATGAAATGGCTGAAAGATACAGGAACAGTGACTGCAGAAGAATTTGTAGGTGTTAAAGACAGTCTTACCTGGGCCGCGCGAACTTATTTGGTGGCAGCTTTAGGATCTTTAGCACAGTTGATATACTTTGCTTCTCTTTTAATGGGGGGTCGAAGAGATTAA
- a CDS encoding NADH-quinone oxidoreductase subunit J family protein has protein sequence MDQFLFFLVAFLAVSSAVYFVFAKNPLYAILSLIVTMFSIAGMYILLNAQFLAIIQIIVYAGAIMVLFLYILMMLNLNKQDESKKNNTLKFVGVFTAGLLLIGVLGVFRGVQDNHVVVENVDKGVGLTKNLGRLLFNEYVLPFELASILILAGIVGAVLIGKKDL, from the coding sequence ATGGATCAGTTTTTATTTTTCTTGGTGGCGTTTTTAGCAGTGTCAAGTGCGGTTTACTTCGTGTTTGCAAAAAATCCTTTATATGCTATTTTGTCATTAATTGTTACAATGTTTTCTATTGCGGGTATGTATATTCTTCTGAATGCACAATTCCTTGCCATCATCCAGATCATCGTTTACGCAGGTGCTATCATGGTACTTTTCCTTTATATCTTAATGATGCTTAACCTTAATAAGCAAGACGAAAGTAAGAAGAACAATACTTTAAAGTTTGTTGGAGTTTTTACAGCAGGTCTTCTTTTAATTGGTGTTTTAGGGGTTTTCAGAGGAGTACAGGATAATCATGTAGTGGTTGAGAACGTAGATAAAGGTGTAGGTCTTACAAAGAATCTGGGAAGACTTTTATTTAATGAATATGTTTTACCGTTTGAGCTTGCTTCCATCCTGATTTTGGCAGGTATTGTAGGTGCGGTACTAATCGGTAAAAAAGATTTATAA
- a CDS encoding NADH-quinone oxidoreductase subunit A, with protein MNLPESYIPILIQAGVAIGFVAVSLLGAHFLGPKQKKGNSVKNQSWECGVPVEGNARTPFSIKYFLTAVLFVLFDIEIVFFYPYAVNFREFGLEGFFAVLTFVAIFFLAFFYVWKRGALDWDK; from the coding sequence ATGAATTTACCTGAAAGTTATATTCCGATCCTTATACAAGCCGGTGTTGCCATAGGTTTTGTAGCCGTTTCTTTGCTTGGAGCTCATTTTCTGGGTCCAAAGCAGAAAAAAGGAAATTCTGTAAAAAACCAAAGCTGGGAATGTGGTGTACCTGTTGAAGGAAACGCAAGAACTCCATTCTCAATTAAGTATTTCTTAACTGCGGTATTGTTTGTATTATTCGATATCGAAATCGTATTTTTTTATCCGTACGCTGTAAACTTCAGAGAATTTGGTCTTGAAGGATTCTTTGCAGTTCTTACATTTGTTGCTATTTTCTTCCTTGCATTTTTTTATGTCTGGAAACGTGGCGCATTAGACTGGGATAAATAA
- a CDS encoding NADH-quinone oxidoreductase subunit D, with the protein MKDNSLSNILNQHNSNEQIDGQLYTLNLGPTHPATHGIFQNVLTMDGERILHAEQTVGYIHRAFEKISERRNYAQITTLTDRMNYCSAPINNLGWHMTVEKLIGVKVPKRVDYMRVILMELARIGDHLICNGVTGMDAGAITGLTYMFIERERIYDMYEQICGARMTTNMGRIGGFERDFTPKFHELLKDFLKTFPARFQEFCNLLERNRIFMDRTIGAGAISAERALSYGFTGPNLRATGVDYDVRVAQPYSSYEDFDFIIPVGTSGDTYDRFMVRQQEIWESLKIINQAYDNLPEGTFHADVPEFYLPEKADVYKKMEALIYHFKIVMGETDVPKGEVYHAVEGGNGELGFYLVSDGGRSPYRLHFRRPCFIYYQAYPEMITGSVISDAIVTMCSMNVIAGELDA; encoded by the coding sequence ATGAAAGACAACTCATTATCTAATATACTTAACCAGCACAATAGTAACGAACAAATCGACGGGCAATTATACACCCTGAATTTGGGACCTACTCACCCTGCAACGCACGGAATCTTCCAAAACGTTCTTACGATGGACGGTGAAAGAATTCTTCACGCAGAGCAGACCGTTGGTTATATCCACAGAGCTTTTGAAAAAATTTCTGAAAGAAGAAATTATGCTCAAATCACCACGCTTACAGACCGTATGAACTACTGTTCTGCACCAATCAACAATCTTGGATGGCACATGACTGTAGAAAAACTGATTGGTGTAAAAGTTCCGAAACGTGTAGATTATATGCGTGTTATTTTAATGGAATTGGCAAGAATCGGTGACCACTTAATCTGTAACGGAGTAACCGGAATGGATGCAGGTGCAATTACAGGTCTTACCTATATGTTCATCGAAAGAGAACGTATTTACGATATGTACGAGCAGATTTGTGGAGCTAGAATGACAACCAATATGGGAAGAATCGGAGGTTTTGAAAGAGATTTCACTCCAAAATTCCATGAGTTGCTGAAAGATTTCTTAAAAACATTCCCTGCAAGATTCCAGGAATTCTGTAATCTATTAGAGAGAAACAGAATCTTTATGGACAGAACCATCGGTGCAGGTGCAATTTCAGCAGAAAGAGCATTAAGCTATGGTTTCACAGGTCCAAATTTACGTGCAACAGGTGTAGATTACGATGTAAGAGTTGCGCAGCCTTATTCTTCTTATGAAGATTTCGATTTCATTATTCCTGTAGGAACTTCTGGTGACACTTACGACCGATTCATGGTTCGTCAGCAGGAAATCTGGGAATCTTTGAAAATAATCAACCAAGCGTACGACAATTTGCCGGAAGGTACTTTCCACGCAGATGTTCCAGAATTTTATCTTCCAGAAAAAGCTGACGTTTACAAAAAAATGGAAGCCTTGATTTACCATTTCAAAATCGTAATGGGAGAAACTGACGTACCAAAAGGTGAAGTTTATCACGCTGTAGAAGGTGGAAACGGAGAATTAGGATTCTATTTAGTTAGTGATGGCGGAAGAAGCCCTTACAGATTACACTTCAGAAGACCGTGTTTTATCTACTACCAAGCATATCCTGAAATGATTACAGGTTCTGTAATTTCAGATGCTATCGTTACGATGTGTAGTATGAATGTAATTGCGGGAGAATTAGACGCATAA
- a CDS encoding NuoI/complex I 23 kDa subunit family protein, with amino-acid sequence MKLTNRSKVVSNKEMTFSEKIYLPAIFKGMGITFKHAVRTVVKRAPNVYSYPEVQKPRADIWRGQHVLKRDEEGRERCTACGLCAVACPAEAITMTAAERTREEKDLYREEKYASVYEINMLRCIFCGMCEEACPKSAIYLTDRLVDVETNRGSFIYGKDKLVEKINERIDITERQSEKQKNAVK; translated from the coding sequence ATGAAATTAACCAACAGATCAAAAGTTGTTTCAAATAAAGAGATGACCTTTTCTGAGAAAATCTACTTACCGGCGATTTTCAAAGGAATGGGGATTACTTTTAAGCATGCTGTGAGAACCGTTGTAAAACGTGCTCCCAATGTTTATTCTTATCCGGAAGTACAAAAGCCTAGAGCTGATATCTGGAGAGGTCAACATGTTTTGAAAAGAGATGAAGAAGGCAGAGAAAGATGTACAGCTTGTGGATTGTGCGCAGTAGCATGTCCTGCAGAAGCGATTACAATGACCGCTGCAGAAAGAACCAGAGAAGAAAAAGATCTTTACAGAGAAGAAAAATATGCATCAGTATATGAAATCAATATGCTAAGATGTATTTTTTGCGGTATGTGTGAAGAAGCTTGTCCGAAATCTGCAATTTATCTTACAGACAGATTGGTTGATGTTGAGACCAACAGAGGATCTTTCATTTACGGTAAAGATAAATTAGTTGAAAAAATAAATGAAAGGATTGATATCACAGAAAGACAATCCGAGAAACAAAAAAATGCGGTAAAATAA
- the nuoH gene encoding NADH-quinone oxidoreductase subunit NuoH, with protein sequence MDLITFKLILVLALFLLSLTIAAYSTWAERKVAAIMQDRIGPNRSGPFGLLQPLADGGKFFFKEDFTPANAEKFLFVLGPALVMFISLITGAVIPWGKTLNIGDVSYDLQVANIDVGVLFIIGMASIGVYGIMIGGWASNNKYSLLGAIRASSQMISYELAMGLALLSIIMMTGSLDLKVITENQTEGKLWGIIPIGSGMNWNIFYQPLAFLIFFVAALAETNRHPFDLPECESELVTGYTTEYSSMKLGLYMFGEYVNMFISNAFMVVLFFGGYNYPGIDWVTENWGENVAGILSIVAFLTKTVIGILIFMWIRWTLPRFRYDQLMHLGWKTLIPLALVNLMITGAVILAFGN encoded by the coding sequence ATGGATTTAATTACATTTAAATTAATACTTGTACTTGCACTTTTCCTGCTTTCATTAACGATTGCAGCCTACTCTACTTGGGCAGAAAGAAAAGTTGCAGCCATTATGCAGGACAGAATCGGGCCAAATAGATCAGGACCTTTTGGTTTACTGCAGCCTCTTGCGGATGGTGGTAAATTTTTCTTTAAAGAAGACTTTACTCCTGCCAATGCAGAAAAGTTTCTTTTCGTATTGGGACCTGCATTGGTGATGTTTATTTCATTAATTACCGGAGCAGTTATTCCTTGGGGAAAAACATTGAACATTGGAGATGTTTCTTATGATTTACAAGTTGCTAACATTGATGTTGGTGTACTTTTCATCATCGGAATGGCTTCTATCGGAGTTTACGGAATTATGATCGGAGGTTGGGCTTCCAACAACAAGTATTCATTATTAGGTGCTATCCGTGCTTCTTCCCAGATGATTTCTTACGAATTGGCGATGGGTCTTGCATTACTTTCTATCATTATGATGACAGGAAGTTTAGATTTAAAAGTAATTACTGAAAACCAAACTGAAGGAAAACTTTGGGGAATTATCCCTATCGGTTCTGGGATGAACTGGAATATTTTTTACCAACCATTGGCATTCTTAATTTTCTTTGTGGCAGCTTTGGCAGAAACCAACCGTCACCCCTTCGATTTACCGGAATGTGAATCTGAATTGGTAACTGGTTATACTACCGAATATTCTTCAATGAAATTAGGTTTATACATGTTTGGTGAATATGTGAATATGTTTATTTCTAATGCTTTCATGGTAGTACTTTTCTTCGGGGGGTACAACTATCCGGGAATTGACTGGGTTACAGAAAACTGGGGAGAAAATGTAGCAGGTATTTTAAGTATCGTAGCATTTTTAACGAAAACGGTAATCGGAATTTTGATCTTTATGTGGATCAGATGGACGCTTCCAAGATTCAGATACGATCAGTTGATGCACTTAGGATGGAAAACTTTAATTCCATTGGCATTAGTAAACCTTATGATTACAGGAGCTGTGATTTTAGCTTTTGGAAATTAA
- a CDS encoding NADH-quinone oxidoreductase subunit NuoE family protein, with amino-acid sequence MSETIAFKPESLQQVHKIMARYPEGRQKSALLPVLHLAQKEFGGWLDVPVMDYVAELLSIKPIEVYEVATFYTMFNMKPVGKYVLEVCRTGPCMVCGSEKILDHIRTKLNIKDGQTTEDGMFTLKPAECLGACGYAPMMQLGKFYHENLTIEKVDEILDLCREGQVDLG; translated from the coding sequence ATGAGCGAAACAATAGCTTTTAAACCGGAAAGTTTACAGCAGGTACACAAAATCATGGCAAGATATCCTGAAGGAAGACAAAAGTCTGCCCTTCTTCCCGTTCTGCATTTAGCGCAGAAAGAATTTGGAGGATGGCTGGATGTTCCTGTAATGGATTATGTTGCTGAATTATTGAGTATTAAACCTATCGAAGTATACGAAGTAGCCACTTTTTATACCATGTTTAATATGAAGCCGGTGGGTAAATATGTTTTGGAAGTTTGCAGAACCGGACCTTGTATGGTTTGTGGAAGCGAAAAAATTCTTGACCATATCAGAACAAAATTGAACATAAAAGACGGACAAACTACTGAAGATGGAATGTTCACTTTAAAACCTGCTGAATGTCTTGGAGCTTGCGGATACGCACCAATGATGCAGTTAGGAAAATTTTATCACGAAAATTTAACGATAGAAAAAGTTGACGAAATCCTAGATCTTTGCAGAGAAGGACAAGTTGATTTGGGCTAA
- a CDS encoding GTP cyclohydrolase — MSKVSILEVKTPEDLKQFVKFPMNLYKNNPYYVPSFIKDEINVWNPQENPALQYSEAKQFLAWIDNKIVGRIAVIINHKEEKELGIKKVRFGWIDFIDDTEVSKALIDTAINYAKEHQIDNIEGPMGFTNLDKAGMLTFGFEKIATMIGIYNHEYYPKHIENLGLVKEKEWVEFEMNFPKVLPPKVEKFSSLIAEKYNLRVLDFQSKEEILPYVKPMFKLLDETYKHLSTYTPISEEQIKTYKEKFFPMIAKNYVICVVDEHDELVSFAVTMPSYSKALQKSKGKLFPFGWWHFLQAQKKNDRANFYLIGIHPEYQRRGVTAIIFKEIFVRFNNMGIDFAETNPELEENKSVQVLWQDYNPVNHKRRRTYSLKF, encoded by the coding sequence ATGTCAAAAGTTTCCATTCTTGAAGTAAAAACTCCTGAAGATTTAAAGCAATTTGTAAAATTCCCAATGAATTTATACAAAAACAATCCCTATTATGTTCCTTCATTTATAAAAGACGAAATTAATGTATGGAATCCTCAGGAAAACCCTGCCTTGCAATATTCTGAAGCAAAGCAGTTTTTAGCATGGATAGACAATAAAATAGTGGGAAGAATTGCCGTAATCATCAATCATAAAGAAGAAAAAGAACTGGGTATAAAAAAAGTCCGTTTCGGATGGATTGATTTTATTGATGACACAGAAGTTTCAAAAGCATTGATTGACACCGCTATAAATTACGCTAAAGAACATCAGATCGACAACATTGAAGGACCAATGGGTTTTACCAATCTCGACAAAGCAGGAATGCTGACTTTCGGATTTGAGAAAATCGCTACGATGATTGGAATTTACAATCATGAGTATTATCCGAAACATATTGAAAATCTCGGTCTTGTAAAAGAAAAAGAATGGGTAGAATTTGAAATGAATTTTCCCAAAGTACTTCCTCCAAAAGTAGAAAAATTCAGCTCACTGATTGCGGAAAAATATAACTTAAGAGTTTTAGACTTTCAAAGCAAAGAAGAGATTTTACCTTACGTAAAACCTATGTTTAAGCTACTTGACGAAACTTACAAACATCTTTCGACCTATACTCCTATTTCTGAAGAGCAAATTAAAACATACAAAGAGAAATTCTTCCCTATGATTGCCAAAAACTACGTAATCTGCGTAGTTGATGAGCATGATGAGTTGGTTTCTTTTGCCGTTACGATGCCTTCTTATTCTAAAGCTTTACAAAAATCTAAAGGAAAACTTTTTCCTTTCGGTTGGTGGCATTTTTTACAGGCTCAAAAGAAAAACGACCGCGCTAATTTTTACTTGATTGGAATTCATCCCGAATACCAAAGACGTGGTGTAACTGCTATTATTTTCAAAGAAATTTTCGTACGTTTCAACAATATGGGAATCGATTTCGCAGAAACCAATCCTGAGTTGGAAGAAAACAAAAGCGTGCAGGTTCTTTGGCAGGATTACAATCCGGTAAATCATAAAAGAAGAAGAACATATTCTTTAAAATTCTAA
- a CDS encoding NADH-quinone oxidoreductase subunit C produces MTNEFVLEAITREFPESVISSSEPYGMLTVEIKKEDIKKIIHYLKDSSLEINFLTDVCGIHYPEFPDKEIGVVYHLHNMMTNFRIRIKAFMSRENIEVDSLTELYAGANWMERETFDFYGIKFKGHPDLRPILNMEDLGYHPMLKEYRLEDGTRTDKNDTMFGR; encoded by the coding sequence ATGACGAACGAATTTGTATTAGAAGCGATAACGAGAGAGTTTCCGGAATCTGTAATTTCCAGCTCAGAGCCTTATGGAATGCTGACTGTAGAAATTAAAAAAGAGGATATCAAAAAAATAATTCATTATCTTAAAGATTCATCATTGGAAATTAATTTCCTTACTGATGTTTGTGGAATCCATTACCCAGAATTTCCAGATAAAGAAATCGGAGTTGTTTATCACTTGCATAATATGATGACGAATTTCAGAATCCGTATAAAGGCTTTTATGTCAAGAGAGAATATTGAAGTAGATTCTTTAACAGAGCTTTATGCAGGAGCCAACTGGATGGAAAGAGAAACTTTTGATTTTTATGGAATTAAATTTAAAGGACATCCGGATTTAAGACCTATCCTGAATATGGAAGACCTTGGTTATCATCCAATGCTGAAAGAATACCGTCTTGAAGATGGTACAAGAACAGATAAGAACGACACCATGTTTGGTAGATAA
- the nuoF gene encoding NADH-quinone oxidoreductase subunit NuoF gives MSKKLLLKDAHVEGIRYFETYRKQGGYGAAEKAFKMTPEEILEEVKVSGLRGRGGAGFPTGMKWSFLAKPEGVPRHLVVNADESEPGTFKDRYLMEFIPHLLIEGMLISSFVLGSNVSYIYIRGEYSWIPDILEEAIEEAKAAGFLGKNILGTGFDCEIYVQRGGGAYICGEETALLESLEGKRGNPRLKPPFPAVKGLWERPTVVNNVESIAAIVPIIDITGAEYAKIGVGRSTGTKLISACGNINKPGVYEIDMTITVEEFIYSDEYCGGIPNGKKLKACIPGGSSVPIVPANLLLKTVNGEPRYMNYESLADGGFATGTMMGSGGFIVLDEDQCIVEHTMTLARFYNHESCGQCTPCREGTGWMYKILKKIEKGEGKMEDIDLLWDIQRKIEGNTICPLGDAAAWPVAAAIRHFRDEFEWHIKNPELSQTQNYGLAHYADPIPAAVSN, from the coding sequence ATGAGTAAAAAACTTTTACTTAAAGACGCACACGTAGAAGGAATACGCTACTTCGAAACTTACCGCAAACAAGGAGGTTACGGAGCAGCAGAAAAAGCCTTTAAAATGACACCCGAAGAAATCCTTGAAGAAGTAAAAGTTTCAGGTCTTCGTGGTCGTGGTGGTGCTGGTTTCCCAACAGGAATGAAGTGGAGCTTTCTGGCAAAACCGGAAGGCGTACCAAGACACTTGGTAGTGAATGCCGATGAATCTGAACCGGGAACTTTCAAAGACAGATATTTGATGGAATTCATTCCTCACCTTTTGATTGAGGGAATGTTGATTTCGTCGTTCGTTTTAGGTTCAAATGTTTCTTATATCTACATCCGTGGAGAATATTCTTGGATCCCTGATATTTTAGAAGAAGCAATTGAAGAAGCTAAAGCTGCAGGATTTTTAGGTAAAAATATCTTAGGAACAGGTTTCGATTGCGAAATTTATGTTCAAAGAGGTGGTGGAGCTTATATCTGTGGTGAAGAAACTGCTTTGCTAGAATCTCTTGAAGGTAAAAGAGGAAACCCAAGATTGAAACCACCTTTCCCGGCTGTAAAAGGACTTTGGGAAAGACCAACGGTTGTAAATAATGTTGAATCTATCGCAGCAATCGTTCCGATTATCGATATTACCGGTGCTGAATATGCAAAAATTGGTGTAGGTCGATCGACTGGTACAAAATTGATTTCTGCTTGCGGAAATATCAATAAACCCGGAGTTTACGAAATCGATATGACCATCACAGTTGAAGAATTTATTTATTCTGATGAATATTGTGGTGGAATTCCAAACGGGAAAAAGCTAAAGGCTTGTATTCCTGGAGGAAGTTCAGTTCCGATTGTTCCGGCAAACTTATTATTGAAAACGGTAAACGGTGAACCAAGATATATGAATTATGAATCTCTTGCTGATGGTGGTTTTGCTACCGGAACAATGATGGGTTCAGGAGGATTTATCGTTTTGGATGAAGACCAGTGTATCGTAGAACATACCATGACTTTGGCGAGATTTTATAATCACGAAAGTTGCGGACAATGTACTCCTTGTCGTGAAGGAACGGGATGGATGTACAAAATTTTGAAAAAAATTGAGAAAGGAGAAGGAAAAATGGAAGACATCGATTTGCTTTGGGATATCCAGAGAAAAATTGAAGGAAACACAATTTGTCCTTTAGGTGATGCGGCAGCTTGGCCTGTTGCAGCAGCGATCCGTCATTTCAGAGATGAATTCGAGTGGCATATTAAAAACCCAGAATTATCTCAGACACAGAATTATGGTTTAGCTCATTATGCAGACCCTATTCCGGCTGCAGTTAGTAATTAA
- a CDS encoding 2Fe-2S iron-sulfur cluster-binding protein, which produces MSEEVKKFKITIDGQTAEVLPGTSILEAARQIGGKSVPPAMCYYSKLETSGGRCRTCLVEVSKGSEADPRPMPKLVASCRTNVMDGMEVKNLSSEKAQEGRKAVTEFLLVNHPLDCPVCDQAGECHLQDLGYEHGNLETRTEFERNTYEADDLGPHIKLNMNRCILCARCVLAANQLTGEREHGILFRGDHAEISTYLNKALDNDFIGNVIDVCPVGALTDRTARFASRVWFTKPMNGSCKCDKCSGKATVYLKGDEVVRVTARKDQWGEVEEFICDTCRFERKSLSDWNIEGPRHIDRHSVISLNHYEKPKDELRVLDNPMAKEISEKDEK; this is translated from the coding sequence ATGAGCGAAGAGGTTAAAAAATTCAAAATAACGATAGACGGACAAACTGCTGAAGTTTTGCCCGGGACTTCTATTTTGGAAGCTGCAAGACAAATCGGTGGAAAATCTGTTCCTCCAGCAATGTGTTACTACAGCAAATTGGAAACCAGCGGTGGAAGATGTAGAACATGTTTGGTAGAAGTTTCTAAAGGTTCAGAAGCAGATCCGCGTCCTATGCCAAAATTGGTTGCAAGCTGCAGAACCAATGTGATGGACGGAATGGAAGTAAAAAACCTTTCTTCTGAAAAAGCTCAGGAAGGTAGAAAAGCAGTTACCGAATTCTTGTTGGTCAATCACCCATTAGATTGCCCGGTTTGTGATCAGGCAGGTGAATGTCACCTTCAGGATCTAGGTTACGAGCACGGAAATCTTGAAACCAGAACAGAATTTGAAAGAAATACGTACGAAGCTGACGACTTAGGTCCACATATCAAATTGAATATGAACCGTTGTATCTTATGTGCAAGATGCGTTTTGGCGGCAAATCAATTAACAGGTGAACGTGAGCACGGAATTCTTTTCAGAGGAGATCATGCGGAAATTTCTACGTATTTAAATAAAGCTTTAGATAATGACTTCATCGGAAACGTGATTGACGTTTGTCCGGTTGGAGCATTAACAGATAGAACAGCTCGTTTTGCAAGCAGAGTTTGGTTTACAAAGCCAATGAATGGTTCTTGCAAATGTGATAAGTGTTCTGGAAAAGCAACAGTTTACTTGAAAGGTGACGAAGTTGTAAGAGTAACTGCTAGAAAAGATCAGTGGGGAGAAGTTGAAGAATTTATCTGTGATACTTGTCGTTTCGAAAGAAAATCTCTTTCAGACTGGAACATCGAAGGACCAAGACATATCGACAGACATTCAGTTATTTCATTAAACCATTACGAGAAACCTAAAGACGAATTGAGAGTTTTAGACAATCCTATGGCTAAAGAAATCAGCGAAAAAGACGAAAAATAA
- the nuoK gene encoding NADH-quinone oxidoreductase subunit NuoK, which yields MGEVNTFMQSIPLEYFITLCSVLFCLGVCGVLLRKNAIVILGCVELMLNSVNLLLAAFAAYNGNSDGQLLVFFIMVVAAAEVAVGLAIIAMLYRNTRSVDVGIFNKLKG from the coding sequence ATGGGAGAAGTAAATACATTTATGCAAAGCATCCCTCTGGAATATTTCATTACTCTTTGTTCAGTTTTGTTCTGTCTTGGAGTTTGTGGAGTATTGCTTAGAAAAAATGCGATTGTAATTTTAGGTTGTGTAGAGCTTATGCTTAATTCTGTAAACCTTTTATTGGCTGCATTTGCGGCATACAACGGGAACAGCGACGGACAGCTTTTGGTATTCTTCATCATGGTAGTTGCAGCAGCCGAAGTAGCGGTTGGTTTGGCAATTATTGCGATGTTATATAGAAACACCCGTTCTGTAGATGTAGGTATATTTAATAAATTAAAAGGATAA